In Scylla paramamosain isolate STU-SP2022 chromosome 29, ASM3559412v1, whole genome shotgun sequence, a genomic segment contains:
- the LOC135115341 gene encoding uncharacterized protein LOC135115341 isoform X5, with the protein MGGGRRGRGTRDNCVHPPQEIRLLVFGEVEGRCQHLTEEEDVFYDSLEDNFVNVPIGYQPKVCGSHDEDYVMVPAHEDNSFKTLPHKDKHVTVLPCKDNSFRTLPHKDNHFKTLSHEDNHVTAMPLKDNHFRTLPCEDNLSRPLPCEDNLSTPLSCEDNLSKSLLREDNILRPLTHEDNLSRPLPHESNLSRHLPHEDNLSRPLPREDNLSRPLPREDNLSRPLPCKDNLSRPLTSKDNLSKPLPHEDNLSKSLPHKDNLSRSLPCEDNLLRSLPHKDNHATALPHDANCMMVPLLKDNQVTALPQKVEHRDNLPCEDEQQMSQKVRSFITEPVNTNIAMDWEEDTSDPFEKVLARRDCQTNHSSNQEKTPSEKIGALLQSLKNLQAGSKQQATGTLHHYADEDKEQDSITQQHYVVQHDSRPEQHYPEEHQDRTPQHYPEEHQDRRTPQHYPEEHQDRRTPQHYPEEHQDRRTPQHYPEEHQDRRTPQHYPEEHQDRRTPQHYPEEHQNRRIPQHYPEEHQDRRTPQHYPEEHQDRRTPQHYPEEHQNRRTPQHYPEEHQDRRTPQHYLEEHQDRRTPRHYPEEHQDRRTPQHYPEEHQDTRTPQLYPEEHQDRRTQQHYSEKHHDHMTPQHYSDEDEEQDNRTQHYKDGEHGSRSQHPDYSKQERSSEQLYDSDNDEQASRAQHQQGDAQDGPQHHNDQVHESEKYNRQQHYQDGNEELATRTLQHDDEQSRIQQHYCDEEEESRPQHHCHKDEASRTLHAGQERHNWGRGEGRGCVRGGPHWMGQCEDHTHTWRQERLGKVQDEHGLAWRQNYSWRIAKNDHQGSHWNQRRQQHSHPTSYYRGRDHNMYNKDEGDTLEPEDLVSALAERPQFHCTLTNLFEYQGFASESVQQVAAAHPHIFHMSRDGVQLNPQVKLCWANLSAQGCTNGWSCLDLHVCSTYISSWCQESPCPPGHSLYTEHNKAVLRRFMLEHLSVTHLKKLLKHLIPIAASPSGCLEVCRDYNRGQCNKTECQALHLCLRFVVNRAYCDRQGCSLNHNPHDPACSLLLISNKISVNENIKDIIVALLNANPTLVPKDATKPLPPPQLHTRAAPKDTSSKPIGKIFNRVKQSLGLAGATSKNEESSEPHTQKDKVTLAQITTDKNPSDTKTERSKESGQDSSSKAAHKPNRKHPSDSKSSTGGAETGRQTAWTYHRMGNVDIAEICRFSVEGICLNEDQGCRRLHASQPFHWQVHKNARQDSWFNLPAAVVTCLEVAFCDPTKNGVKLPSLDPAQLRRLQEVLDQDMWYANFEAMVLTNSDYSKMVALRRLCVQADAAPQYAKARTFSWFFCDVRGRWVKYGQADSTGQANLKSSITSADIEAHYLARPDQPLSFRVSQFKYLINFGAMTQTNQTTQVQRAVRRRPELHPSLLSSA; encoded by the exons ATGGGCGGCGGGCGCAGAGGCAGGGGCACGAGGGACAACTGTGTTCATCCACCACAAGAGATAAGGCTCCTCGTGTTTGGG gaggtggaggggcgaTGCCAGCACCTGACCGAGGAAGAGGATGTATTCTATGACTCTCTTGAGGATAATTTTGTCAATGTTCCCATTGGATACCAACCCAAGGTTTGTGGCTCCCATGACGAGGACTACGTAATGGTGCCAGCCCACGAGGACAACAGCTTCAAAACCCTGCCTCACAAAGACAAGCATGTGACAGTCTTGCCCTGCAAGGATAACAGCTTCAGAACCCTGCCTCATAAGGACAACCATTTCAAAACCCTGTCTCACGAGGACAACCATGTGACAGCCATGCCACTCAAGGACAATCACTTTAGGACTCTGCCCTGTGAGGACAACCTCTCAAGACCCCTACCCTGTGAGGACAACCTGTCGACACCCCTGTCCTGTGAGGACAACCTGTCAAAATCCCTGCTCCGTGAGGATAACATCTTGAGACCCCTAACCCACGAGGACAACCTGTCAAGACCCCTGCCCCATGAGAGCAACCTATCAAGACACCTGCCCCATGAGGACAACCTGTCAAGACCCCTGCCTCGTGAGGATAACCTGTCAAGACCCCTGCCCCGTGAGGACAACCTGTCAAGACCCCTGCCTTGCAAGGACAACCTCTCAAGACCCCTGACCAGCAAGGACAACCTGTCAAAACCCCTGCCCCATGAGGACAACCTGTCAAAATCCCTGCCCCACAAGGACAACCTCTCGAGATCCCTGCCCTGTGAGGACAATCTCTTGAGATCCCTACCCCACAAGGACAACCATGCAACAGCCTTACCCCATGATGCAAACTGCATGATGGTCCCACTCCTTAAAGACAACCAAGTGACAGCCCTGCCCCAGAAAGTTGAGCATAGGGACAACTTGCCATGTGAGGATGAGCAGCAGATGAGTCAGAAAGTCAGGAGCTTCATAACAGAGCCAG TGAACACGAACATTGCCATGGATTGGGAAGAAGACACGAGTGACCCTTTTGAGAAGGTCTTGGCCAGGAGAGATTGCCAGACAAATCATTCCAGTAATCAG GAAAAAACACCAAGTGAAAAGATTGGTGCATTGTTGCAGTCCTTGAAGAACCTGCAAGCAGGTAGCAAGCAGCAGGCCACAGGGACACTGCATCATTACGCTGATGAAGATAAAGAGCAGGACAGCATAACCCAACAGCATTATGTTGTACAACATGACAGTAGGCCAGAGCAACATTATCCTGAAGAACACCAGGACAGGACCCCACAACActaccctgaagaacaccaggACAGAAGGACCCCACAACActaccctgaagaacaccaggACAGAAGGACCCCACAACActaccctgaagaacaccaggACAGAAGGACCCCACAACActaccctgaagaacaccaggACAGAAGGACCCCACAACActaccctgaagaacaccaggACAGAAGGACCCCACAGCACTATCCTGAAGAACATCAGAACAGAAGGATTCCACAACActaccctgaagaacaccaggACAGGAGGACCCCACAACActaccctgaagaacaccaggACAGAAGGACCCCACAGCACTATCCTGAAGAACATCAGAACAGAAGGACTCCACAACACTATCCTGAAGAACACCAGGACAGAAGAACCCCACAACACTATCTTGAAGAACACCAGGACAGAAGGACTCCACGACActaccctgaagaacaccaggACAGAAGGACTCCACAACActaccctgaagaacaccaggACACAAGGACTCCACAACTttaccctgaagaacaccaggACAGAAGGACTCAACAACACTACTCTGAAAAACACCATGACCATATGACACCACAGCATTATtctgatgaagatgaagagcagGACAACAGGACACAGCATTATAAAGATGGAGAACATGGCAGCAGGTCACAGCATCCTGATTATTCAAAGCAGGAAAGAAGCAGTGAGCAGCTttatgatagtgataatgatgagcaGGCCAGCAGGGCACAGCATCAACAAGGTGATGCACAAGACggaccacaacaccacaatgaTCAAGTACATGAAAGTGAGAAGTATAATAGACAGCAGCATTACCAAGATGGGAATGAGGAATTGGCCACAAGAACTTTGCAGCATGATGATGAACAGAGTAGGATTCAGCAGCATTACtgtgatgaagaagaggaaagcaggCCACAGCATCATTGTCATAAGGATGAGGCCAGCAGGACTCTGCATGCTGGCCAGGAGAGGCACAACTGGGGCAGAGGTGAGGGTCGTGGGTGTGTGCGTGGTGGGCCACACTGGATGGGACAATGtgaagaccacacacacacctggaggcAAGAAAGGCTGGGCAAAGTACAGGATGAACATGGGCTTGCCTGGAGACAAAACTACTCATGGAGGATTGCCAAGAATGATCATCAAGGAAGCCACTGGAACCAGAGGCGGCAGCAACATAGTCACCCTACCAGTTACTATAGAGGCAGAGATCACAACATGTATAACAAGGATGAAGGAGACACCTTGGAGCCTGAGGACCTGGTGAGCGCCCTGGCAGAGCGTCCTCAATTCCACTGCACACTCACGAACCTCTTTGAGTATCAGGGCTTTGCTTCAGAGTCAGTGCAGCAGGTGGCAGCAGCCCACCCACACATCTTCCACATGAGCAGGGATGGAGTGCAACTTAATCCACAGGTGAAGTTGTGTTGGGCCAACCTGTCTGCCCAGGGGTGCACCAATGGCTGGTCCTGTCTTGACCTACATGTGTGCAGCACCTACATTTCCAGCTGGTGCCAAGAATCCCCTTGTCCACCTGGCCACTCACTCTACACAGAGCACAACAAGGCTGTCCTCAGGAGATTTATGCTGGAACATTTGTCTGTAACACACCTCAAGAAACTGTTGAAGCATCTCATCCCTATTGCAGCATCACCCTCAGGCTGCTTGGAGGTGTGCCGAGATTACAACAGGGGACAGTGTAATAAGACTGAATGCCAGGCACTGCACCTCTGTCTCCGCTTTGTGGTGAACCGTGCCTACTGTGACCGTCAGGGATGTAGCCTCAACCACAATCCCCATGACCCAGCTTGCTCCTTGCTGCTGATTTCCAATAAAATATCTGTCAATGAAAATATCAAGGACATCATTGTAGCATTGTTGAATGCTAATCCCACCCTGGTCCCTAAGGATGCCACCAAACCCTTACCTCCACCACAGTTACACACCAGAGCTGCCCCCAAGGACACAAGCTCCAAGCCAATAGGTAAAATCTTTAATCGAGTGAAACAAAGTCTGGGACTAGCTGGTGCCACTTCCAAGAATGAGGAATCTTCAGAGCCACACACCCAGAAAGACAAAGTGACTCTAGCCCAAATCACCACAGACAAGAACCCTTCAGatacaaaaacagagagaagcaaagaaTCGGGTCAGGACAGTAGCAGTAAGGCTGCACACAAGCCAAATAGAAAACACCCTTCTGACAGCAAGTCTTCCACAGGTGGGGCAGAGACTGGCAGGCAGACAGCATGGACCTATCACCGCATGGGCAATGTTGATATCGCTGAGATTTGTCGCTTCTCTGTAGAGGGCATATGTCTGAATGAAGACCAGGGATGTAGGAGGCTGCATGCATCACAGCCTTTCCATTGGCAGGTGCATAAGAATGCAAGGCAGGATTCTTGGTTTAACCTGCCTGCAGCTGTTGTCACCTGCCTGGAAGTGGCATTTTGTGACCCAACGAAGAATGGAGTCAAGTTGCCCTCTCTTGATCCTGCCCAACTGCGGCGCCTGCAGGAGGTGCTGGACCAGGACATGTGGTATGCCAACTTTGAGGCCATGGTGCTGACCAATTCTGATTATTCAAAGATGGTGGCTCTGCGTCGCCTGTGTGTACAGGCCGATGCTGCACCTCAGTACGCCAAGGCCCGTACCTTTAGCTGGTTCTTCTGTGATGTTAGAGGAAGGTGGGTGAAGTATGGTCAGGCAGATAGCACAGGACAGGCCAACCTCAAGAGCAGCATCACCTCAGCAGATATTGAAGCTCATTACCTGGCACGTCCTGATCAGCCCCTCTCCTTCAGGGTCTCTCAGTTCAAATACCTTATCAACTTTGGTGCCATGACACAGACCAACCAGACCACTCAGGTGCAGCGGGCGGTGCGCCGCCGCCCAGAGCTCCACCCCAGCCTTCTGTCATCCGCCTAA
- the LOC135115341 gene encoding uncharacterized protein LOC135115341 isoform X4, producing MAGYRGFGSRSREDLYAAAESVNEMLAQLKGMGGGRRGRGTRDNCVHPPQEEVEGRCQHLTEEEDVFYDSLEDNFVNVPIGYQPKVCGSHDEDYVMVPAHEDNSFKTLPHKDKHVTVLPCKDNSFRTLPHKDNHFKTLSHEDNHVTAMPLKDNHFRTLPCEDNLSRPLPCEDNLSTPLSCEDNLSKSLLREDNILRPLTHEDNLSRPLPHESNLSRHLPHEDNLSRPLPREDNLSRPLPREDNLSRPLPCKDNLSRPLTSKDNLSKPLPHEDNLSKSLPHKDNLSRSLPCEDNLLRSLPHKDNHATALPHDANCMMVPLLKDNQVTALPQKVEHRDNLPCEDEQQMSQKVRSFITEPVNTNIAMDWEEDTSDPFEKVLARRDCQTNHSSNQEKTPSEKIGALLQSLKNLQAGSKQQATGTLHHYADEDKEQDSITQQHYVVQHDSRPEQHYPEEHQDRTPQHYPEEHQDRRTPQHYPEEHQDRRTPQHYPEEHQDRRTPQHYPEEHQDRRTPQHYPEEHQDRRTPQHYPEEHQNRRIPQHYPEEHQDRRTPQHYPEEHQDRRTPQHYPEEHQNRRTPQHYPEEHQDRRTPQHYLEEHQDRRTPRHYPEEHQDRRTPQHYPEEHQDTRTPQLYPEEHQDRRTQQHYSEKHHDHMTPQHYSDEDEEQDNRTQHYKDGEHGSRSQHPDYSKQERSSEQLYDSDNDEQASRAQHQQGDAQDGPQHHNDQVHESEKYNRQQHYQDGNEELATRTLQHDDEQSRIQQHYCDEEEESRPQHHCHKDEASRTLHAGQERHNWGRGEGRGCVRGGPHWMGQCEDHTHTWRQERLGKVQDEHGLAWRQNYSWRIAKNDHQGSHWNQRRQQHSHPTSYYRGRDHNMYNKDEGDTLEPEDLVSALAERPQFHCTLTNLFEYQGFASESVQQVAAAHPHIFHMSRDGVQLNPQVKLCWANLSAQGCTNGWSCLDLHVCSTYISSWCQESPCPPGHSLYTEHNKAVLRRFMLEHLSVTHLKKLLKHLIPIAASPSGCLEVCRDYNRGQCNKTECQALHLCLRFVVNRAYCDRQGCSLNHNPHDPACSLLLISNKISVNENIKDIIVALLNANPTLVPKDATKPLPPPQLHTRAAPKDTSSKPIGKIFNRVKQSLGLAGATSKNEESSEPHTQKDKVTLAQITTDKNPSDTKTERSKESGQDSSSKAAHKPNRKHPSDSKSSTGGAETGRQTAWTYHRMGNVDIAEICRFSVEGICLNEDQGCRRLHASQPFHWQVHKNARQDSWFNLPAAVVTCLEVAFCDPTKNGVKLPSLDPAQLRRLQEVLDQDMWYANFEAMVLTNSDYSKMVALRRLCVQADAAPQYAKARTFSWFFCDVRGRWVKYGQADSTGQANLKSSITSADIEAHYLARPDQPLSFRVSQFKYLINFGAMTQTNQTTQVQRAVRRRPELHPSLLSSA from the exons atggcAGGATATAGAGGTTTCGGGTCAAGAAGTCGAGAGGATCTCTATGCTGCTGCCGAAAGTGTCAACGAAATGCTGGCCCAGT TGAAGGGCATGGGCGGCGGGCGCAGAGGCAGGGGCACGAGGGACAACTGTGTTCATCCACCACAAGAG gaggtggaggggcgaTGCCAGCACCTGACCGAGGAAGAGGATGTATTCTATGACTCTCTTGAGGATAATTTTGTCAATGTTCCCATTGGATACCAACCCAAGGTTTGTGGCTCCCATGACGAGGACTACGTAATGGTGCCAGCCCACGAGGACAACAGCTTCAAAACCCTGCCTCACAAAGACAAGCATGTGACAGTCTTGCCCTGCAAGGATAACAGCTTCAGAACCCTGCCTCATAAGGACAACCATTTCAAAACCCTGTCTCACGAGGACAACCATGTGACAGCCATGCCACTCAAGGACAATCACTTTAGGACTCTGCCCTGTGAGGACAACCTCTCAAGACCCCTACCCTGTGAGGACAACCTGTCGACACCCCTGTCCTGTGAGGACAACCTGTCAAAATCCCTGCTCCGTGAGGATAACATCTTGAGACCCCTAACCCACGAGGACAACCTGTCAAGACCCCTGCCCCATGAGAGCAACCTATCAAGACACCTGCCCCATGAGGACAACCTGTCAAGACCCCTGCCTCGTGAGGATAACCTGTCAAGACCCCTGCCCCGTGAGGACAACCTGTCAAGACCCCTGCCTTGCAAGGACAACCTCTCAAGACCCCTGACCAGCAAGGACAACCTGTCAAAACCCCTGCCCCATGAGGACAACCTGTCAAAATCCCTGCCCCACAAGGACAACCTCTCGAGATCCCTGCCCTGTGAGGACAATCTCTTGAGATCCCTACCCCACAAGGACAACCATGCAACAGCCTTACCCCATGATGCAAACTGCATGATGGTCCCACTCCTTAAAGACAACCAAGTGACAGCCCTGCCCCAGAAAGTTGAGCATAGGGACAACTTGCCATGTGAGGATGAGCAGCAGATGAGTCAGAAAGTCAGGAGCTTCATAACAGAGCCAG TGAACACGAACATTGCCATGGATTGGGAAGAAGACACGAGTGACCCTTTTGAGAAGGTCTTGGCCAGGAGAGATTGCCAGACAAATCATTCCAGTAATCAG GAAAAAACACCAAGTGAAAAGATTGGTGCATTGTTGCAGTCCTTGAAGAACCTGCAAGCAGGTAGCAAGCAGCAGGCCACAGGGACACTGCATCATTACGCTGATGAAGATAAAGAGCAGGACAGCATAACCCAACAGCATTATGTTGTACAACATGACAGTAGGCCAGAGCAACATTATCCTGAAGAACACCAGGACAGGACCCCACAACActaccctgaagaacaccaggACAGAAGGACCCCACAACActaccctgaagaacaccaggACAGAAGGACCCCACAACActaccctgaagaacaccaggACAGAAGGACCCCACAACActaccctgaagaacaccaggACAGAAGGACCCCACAACActaccctgaagaacaccaggACAGAAGGACCCCACAGCACTATCCTGAAGAACATCAGAACAGAAGGATTCCACAACActaccctgaagaacaccaggACAGGAGGACCCCACAACActaccctgaagaacaccaggACAGAAGGACCCCACAGCACTATCCTGAAGAACATCAGAACAGAAGGACTCCACAACACTATCCTGAAGAACACCAGGACAGAAGAACCCCACAACACTATCTTGAAGAACACCAGGACAGAAGGACTCCACGACActaccctgaagaacaccaggACAGAAGGACTCCACAACActaccctgaagaacaccaggACACAAGGACTCCACAACTttaccctgaagaacaccaggACAGAAGGACTCAACAACACTACTCTGAAAAACACCATGACCATATGACACCACAGCATTATtctgatgaagatgaagagcagGACAACAGGACACAGCATTATAAAGATGGAGAACATGGCAGCAGGTCACAGCATCCTGATTATTCAAAGCAGGAAAGAAGCAGTGAGCAGCTttatgatagtgataatgatgagcaGGCCAGCAGGGCACAGCATCAACAAGGTGATGCACAAGACggaccacaacaccacaatgaTCAAGTACATGAAAGTGAGAAGTATAATAGACAGCAGCATTACCAAGATGGGAATGAGGAATTGGCCACAAGAACTTTGCAGCATGATGATGAACAGAGTAGGATTCAGCAGCATTACtgtgatgaagaagaggaaagcaggCCACAGCATCATTGTCATAAGGATGAGGCCAGCAGGACTCTGCATGCTGGCCAGGAGAGGCACAACTGGGGCAGAGGTGAGGGTCGTGGGTGTGTGCGTGGTGGGCCACACTGGATGGGACAATGtgaagaccacacacacacctggaggcAAGAAAGGCTGGGCAAAGTACAGGATGAACATGGGCTTGCCTGGAGACAAAACTACTCATGGAGGATTGCCAAGAATGATCATCAAGGAAGCCACTGGAACCAGAGGCGGCAGCAACATAGTCACCCTACCAGTTACTATAGAGGCAGAGATCACAACATGTATAACAAGGATGAAGGAGACACCTTGGAGCCTGAGGACCTGGTGAGCGCCCTGGCAGAGCGTCCTCAATTCCACTGCACACTCACGAACCTCTTTGAGTATCAGGGCTTTGCTTCAGAGTCAGTGCAGCAGGTGGCAGCAGCCCACCCACACATCTTCCACATGAGCAGGGATGGAGTGCAACTTAATCCACAGGTGAAGTTGTGTTGGGCCAACCTGTCTGCCCAGGGGTGCACCAATGGCTGGTCCTGTCTTGACCTACATGTGTGCAGCACCTACATTTCCAGCTGGTGCCAAGAATCCCCTTGTCCACCTGGCCACTCACTCTACACAGAGCACAACAAGGCTGTCCTCAGGAGATTTATGCTGGAACATTTGTCTGTAACACACCTCAAGAAACTGTTGAAGCATCTCATCCCTATTGCAGCATCACCCTCAGGCTGCTTGGAGGTGTGCCGAGATTACAACAGGGGACAGTGTAATAAGACTGAATGCCAGGCACTGCACCTCTGTCTCCGCTTTGTGGTGAACCGTGCCTACTGTGACCGTCAGGGATGTAGCCTCAACCACAATCCCCATGACCCAGCTTGCTCCTTGCTGCTGATTTCCAATAAAATATCTGTCAATGAAAATATCAAGGACATCATTGTAGCATTGTTGAATGCTAATCCCACCCTGGTCCCTAAGGATGCCACCAAACCCTTACCTCCACCACAGTTACACACCAGAGCTGCCCCCAAGGACACAAGCTCCAAGCCAATAGGTAAAATCTTTAATCGAGTGAAACAAAGTCTGGGACTAGCTGGTGCCACTTCCAAGAATGAGGAATCTTCAGAGCCACACACCCAGAAAGACAAAGTGACTCTAGCCCAAATCACCACAGACAAGAACCCTTCAGatacaaaaacagagagaagcaaagaaTCGGGTCAGGACAGTAGCAGTAAGGCTGCACACAAGCCAAATAGAAAACACCCTTCTGACAGCAAGTCTTCCACAGGTGGGGCAGAGACTGGCAGGCAGACAGCATGGACCTATCACCGCATGGGCAATGTTGATATCGCTGAGATTTGTCGCTTCTCTGTAGAGGGCATATGTCTGAATGAAGACCAGGGATGTAGGAGGCTGCATGCATCACAGCCTTTCCATTGGCAGGTGCATAAGAATGCAAGGCAGGATTCTTGGTTTAACCTGCCTGCAGCTGTTGTCACCTGCCTGGAAGTGGCATTTTGTGACCCAACGAAGAATGGAGTCAAGTTGCCCTCTCTTGATCCTGCCCAACTGCGGCGCCTGCAGGAGGTGCTGGACCAGGACATGTGGTATGCCAACTTTGAGGCCATGGTGCTGACCAATTCTGATTATTCAAAGATGGTGGCTCTGCGTCGCCTGTGTGTACAGGCCGATGCTGCACCTCAGTACGCCAAGGCCCGTACCTTTAGCTGGTTCTTCTGTGATGTTAGAGGAAGGTGGGTGAAGTATGGTCAGGCAGATAGCACAGGACAGGCCAACCTCAAGAGCAGCATCACCTCAGCAGATATTGAAGCTCATTACCTGGCACGTCCTGATCAGCCCCTCTCCTTCAGGGTCTCTCAGTTCAAATACCTTATCAACTTTGGTGCCATGACACAGACCAACCAGACCACTCAGGTGCAGCGGGCGGTGCGCCGCCGCCCAGAGCTCCACCCCAGCCTTCTGTCATCCGCCTAA